The genomic region CGAGACAGCGGTCTGCACGACTCCGATCATGTCAGCACGACGGCGGCGGCGGCGATGGAGGCCGCCACCACCGGCACCGTCGCCGCGACAAGCCACTGGCCGGCGGTCGCCGCACCCTCGCCCTGCCACACGGCGGGCATCCGCCCCGTGTACCCCCGGGACAGCATCGCCAGGTAGACCCGCTCACCACGTTCGAACGCGCGCAGGAACAACGCCCCGATCCCGGCGGCGAACCCGCGCAACTGCCACAGGAAACGTGGGTCGTCACCCCGCGAGATGCGGGCCACCCGCATCCGCCGCGCCTCACCGACGAGCACGTCCAGGTAGCGCAGCATGAACGTGGCGATCTGCGTGAGCACCTGCGGACAGTGCAGCCGGTCCAACCCGACGATCAGGTCCCGGGTGGTGGTGGTCGCGGCCAGCAACAGCGAGACGAGGACACCCAAGGTGCCCTTGGCCAGGATGTTCCACGCCCCGTACAGCCCGTCCTCGGACAACCGCAGCCCCAGCACCTCGACCCGCTCGCCGGCACCGAGGAACGGCAGCGCCACGGCGAACAGCACGAACGGCAACTCGATCAACGCCCGGCTGAGCAGCCAGCCCGGACCCACCCGGGCCAGCGCCGCCACCACCACTACCAGCAGGGCGTACGCGCCGAACGCCCAGAACGCCTCGCGTGGGGTGGCCACAACGGCGATCGTGAAGACCACCATCGCCGCGATCTTGACCTCGGGCGGGAGCCGGTGCACAGGCGAGTCCGACTCGCGGTACAGCACGTGCCCGTGACCGGCGCCCATCCGCGTACCCCCTGATCAGCCGGCGGTGCCGGCGCGCTGCCGACCGTCGTCGGCTGCCGCGTCGTCTGTAGCCGACGCCGCGCCGGTGGCCGGCGTGGTGCCCGCAGCCGGCGTGTGGCCCGCGGGCTGCGCGGTGCCCCGGCGGCGCAGCAGCCAGAAGCCACCAGCGCCGATCGCGAACGTCACAAGCACCCCGAGCACCCCGGACAGGCCCGTCGAGACGAAGCTGTTCTCCACGCCCCGCACGCCGTAGTCGGCGAACGGGCTGTCGCCAAGCTCGTGGTCCCGGGCCTGCTGCGCCGGGCAGCTGCCGCCGACGATGTTGTCGTCGGCGTCGACGGTGCAGCCCTTGAGCAGGGAGGAGTCCAACCCGTCCGGATGCGACGAGGCGTAGTTGCTCACGACCCCGGCCAACAGCAGGGCGACCAGCAGGCCGCCGGCCAGAAACGCCCAAGTTCGGTTCTTCATCGAACACCTCCGACGACCGGGACGGTGGGGGCGACGGGGGTGCGCAACGAGCGCAGCGCGTAGACCAGGTCGGGCCGCACCTTCGCCACTGTCAGCACGGTGGTCGCGGTGATCAGGCCCTCGCCGATGCCGATCAGCAGGTGGACGCCGGCCATCGTGCCGGCCAGGCCGGCGAGGTTGCCGCCCAGATCGGTGGTGCCGCCCAGCCAGTACTGGAGGACGAAGCCCTGCGACGCCACCACCACGCTGACGAGCGCCGCGACGAACGCCGTCACGGCAAGGCCGGCGCGCGTCCGCGGCAGCACCCGCAGCAGCACCGAGATCAGCAGGTACGCCGCGGCGGTGCCGAGCAGCGCCATGTTCGTGATGTTGAGGCCGAGCATCGCCACGCCGCCGTCACCGAAGATCAATGCCTGTACGACGAGTACCACCGCCACACAGAGCGCACCGACCCACGGCCCGACAAGCATCGCGGCGAGCGCGCCACCGAGCAGGTGACCACTCACCCCGGCCGTGAAGATCGGAAAGTTGAGCATCTGCACGGCGAAGATGAACGCCGCCACCAGGCCCGCCATCGGGGCGAGCCGGTCGTCCAGATCCCGCCGACCGCGCAGGACGCAGACGGTGAGCGCGCCGAGCGCCAGCGCCGCGAAGATCGCTGCCACCGGACCGTCGATGATCCCGTTCGAGATGTGCATCGCCAGTGTTTCCACGCGACCTCCCACGCGTCAGCGGGCCCGATCCGGGCCGGCGTAGGTCAGCCTATTTCCCGGGACTTGCTGTTGCCATAGTTTGGCAACAATGGATGGCCCTCATCACCATCAGCGCCCGCGAGGCGGTGCTGACAACGACGCATCTCCCGGCGGTAGGGTCAGGCCATGACCGCGCCCGACCGCCTCTCCCCCGGTGACCCCGCGCCCGAGTTCACCCTCCCCACCGACACCGGCGACCAGCTCTCCCTTGCCGAGCTGCGCGGCCGCAATGTGGTCCTGTACGCCTACCCGGCCGCCATGACCCCCGGCTGCACCAAGCAGGCCTGCGACTTCCGCGATTCACTCGCCTCCCTCCAGGCCGCCGGCTACGAGGTGGTCGGCATCTCCCCCGACAAGCCGGCGAAGCTCGCGAAGTTCCGCGAGCGCGACGCCATCACCTTCCCGCTCGTGTCGGACGAGGACAAGGCAGTGCTCACCGCGTACGGGGCGTACGGCGAGAAGCAGCTGTACGGCAAGACCGTGACCGGGGTGATCCGCTCGACCTTCGTCATCGACGCCGACGGCAAGATCGAACGCGCGCTCTACAACGTCAAGGCCACCGGGCACGTCGCCAAGCTGCGCCGCGACCTCGGCCTGGACTGACCTGTCACACCGGGCCGCTACCGTGCGTCAGTGGTCCGATACAAGTACACGCCCGAGGCGCTCGCCGAGGCAGCCGCCGCCGCGCGCAACATCACGGAGGTGATGCGGCTGCTCGGCGTACGCGTCAGCGGCGGCTCGCACGCGCACATCAGCCGCCAGCTCAAGCGCTTCGGCATCGACACGTCGCACTTCACCGGCAACACGGGCCTGCGAGGCGTGCGGCGCACCACATCGTCACAGCTCCTGGTCGAGCTGCCCGAGGGCTCCCGCCGGACGCCGGGGACGCGATTGAAGTGGGCCCTGAGCACACTCGGCGTGCCCGAGGAGTGCGAAGAGTGCGGGACCGGGCCGGTCTGGCGGGGCGCGCCGCTGACCCTGCACGTCGACCACATCAACGGCGACTTCCTTGACAACCGGCCACCGAACCTGCGGCTGCTCTGTCCGAACTGTCACAGCCAGACCGCGACCTACGCCGGCCGGGGCAAACGAGCTGACGATCTCACCGTTCCCGTGCGCGCGGCGGCCGGTGGCGAGGATTCCTCCCCCGAGACGGCCGGTTCCCATCGTCGCCCGACGTCGCGGGCGGAACTCGTCGAGCTGTTCGCCCGGATCGACGCGCAGCAGATCACGGCCCTGGCAGCGGCCCAGCACCTAGGCTGTCACCCGGCGTCCCTGCACAAAATGCGGCGGGCACTTGAGCAGGAGGGCCTGCTGACACCGCGACTGAATCGCCGCTGGCGTTCGCTGGCACACCGCGACACGGTGATAGAACACGCGCTGGCGAATCCGGACGTCGGGCCGAAACGACTGTCGGAGATCCTCCGCGACCTGCCCGACGGACAATGCACGCTGAGTCACGGCTCGATCTCGGCCATCCTCAGAGAGGCTGGGCTCAACACCGTCGAAGCCAGACGCTTTAGAATCAGCACGTTGGCGGGAGTGGCGTAACGGCAGCCGCGCAGGTCTTAGGAACCTGTATCCGAAAGGATGTGGGGGTTCGAATCCCCTCTCCCGCACCATCTGCCAGCGCGTTCACGGGCTGCGCACGCTGTCGGCCGGGTCACAACCCCGGGCCGATCGTGCGACTGACCAGCCAGGATTGGCGCCGTGAGTCTGCGTTTCGTCCTCGACCCCGACCTGTCCCCACGGCTACGCGACGAGATCGTCGCCCTCTGGGTGGACGTCACAAACGCCGGTGGCGCGGTCGGCTTCGTGCCGCCGGTCACCGCCACCGACGTCCGTACGATCGCCGACCCGACCTTCGCCGGCATCGCCGACGGGCCGGACCGGCTGCTGGCCGGGTACGACGGCGACCGACTCGTGGCGGTGCTTGTCTTCTGCGACAACCGGTTCCCGCTCAAGGCGCACTGGTGCGTGCTGAAGCGGGTGATGGTCCACCCGGACACTCAGGGCACGGGCTACGGGTCGGCGCTGATGCGTGAGGCCGCGCGGCTGGGGCGGGAGTTGGGCCACGAGGCGCTGCACGTGACGGTGCGTGACGGACTGGGTCTGGACAGGTTCTACCGCCGTCTCGGTTACCGGGAGATCGGCCGGTTGCCGGGCGCGCTGCGGGTGGCGCCAGGAGACGACCGGGACGAGATCCTCATGTGGCTCGACCTGACCCCGACCGACTGACCGCTCAGCCACCCCGACCGTCAGTCGGTCAGCCACACCCCGCCCAGCCGACTGACCGCTCAGCCACACCAGCGGGCGGTGGGCCTTGTCGGGCGGGTGGAGGGCGTTCCGGCGACCGAGGCGTTCGCCTGCGCCACCTCCGCCGGCCGACGCGCGGGTGTCGGCGTGGCCGCTGGTCGGGTGGTGGCCGGGCGGGCCGACGCGGGCGGTCGCGCTGTCGCGCGCGCGGTGCCGGGCTCGTACATCCGCACGACGCTGGTCTGCACCTGGCCGGGTGTCATTCGGATGCCGGAGACGGTGACCTGGTGTCCGTACACGTCGCTGACCCGCACGCTGAACGGGCCGGGACCGGCACCGGAGGCCAGCAGCCAGTAGTTGTAGTCCTCCCGGGCGGTCGCCCGCCACGGGCCTGTCGTGCCCTGGCGCACCTCGACGGCGCGCAGCGGGTTGCCGTGGTTGCCGATCCGGATGGCGAACCAGAACCGCGACGCGCCTTCCTTGATCCGGAAGGTGAGCGGGCCGGGCAGCGGCGGGTTGACCACGGCACGGTAGGTGATCGGGACGAGGCCCTGGACCGGGTCGGCGATGCGGGCGAACGCCTCCCGGGAGAGGTCGAGGTGCCCGGTCTCGCACTCCGGGCACTGATCCATGATCAGGACGCGGACGGTGCCCTTCGGGCCGGTGACGTCGAGGAAGCCGCCGCAGGCGGCACCGGCGGCGTACTCGCTCGGGCCGAGCGCCACGTAGAGCCGGTTGGCTGGGGCGGCCGGGTTCGAGCAGTTGCCTCCCCCACCGTTGGAGTCGTAGAAGGTCGCTTTGCCGCTGTGGGTGGCGGTGCCGGTGGGTGGTGCGGCGGCGAGGGTCCGGCCGGCGGCGCAGGCGGGGGTGGAGCCGGAGCGCAGGGCGAGGGTGAGCCCGAGCGCCGCCGCGAGCACTGTGACGCCGGTGGCGACGAGCCAGGGCAGCGGGCCGGGCGTGGATGTCGGCGGGTTGTCCGGGGCACGGTCCAGGTCGAGTTCGATGTCGACGTCGGTGCTGCCGACGCCGCCGGGAGCGCTTCCGTCGGTCACGTCGGCGATGCTGCCGGACCCGCGGGCGGGCGAACAAGCCGGCTAAGCGAAAGCTAAGACAGCATCGACGGACGGTGACCGGCGCGTTCCTTCTGGAGGCCGGCGGTCAGCGTGGCCAGGCTCTGCAACTCGCCCGCCAGGCCCGGCCGGGTCCGCAGGACGTCTTCCAGGCGGGCCCGCCACAGCCCGGTCTCGACCGACGCGCGGGTGCCGTCGGGGTCGTGCCGGAGTTGGTCGCGGGTCCGTTCGAGCGACTCCTGGCAGGTCGGCCCGAGCAGGTCACCTACCTGAACGCTGAGCCAGTCGAACAGGTCTCCGTCGCGTGTCGCGCCGACGAGCACCCGGGCCGCTTCCCATGCCACCCGGGGCTGATGCAGGGCCACCATGGCGTCACCTCCAGATTCGACAATCATCGATCGGGGCCGCAGGCGCGGCAATACCTGGCCGGTCAGGGTTCGATGACGATGGGATCGCCGACGTGCAGGGGGCCGCTGTCGACAGGCACCAGGTGCAGTCCGAAGAGGAGCTTCTGCCTGATGTTGCGGTGGCGGCCGAGGGTGCGCAGGGGTTCCTTCGTGCGTACCCCGGTTTCCTGGTCTGTGGTGGTGACCACGCAGCGGTCGCACGGCCCGGCGGCGCGCAACAGCAGGTCACCGATGCGCAGCGATCGGCCGGCCCAGTCGTCCTCGGCCCACGCCGGCGCTCCGTCGACCACCAGGTTGGGCCGGAACCGGGCCATTGGCACCGCCTGCTCGCCGGCCTCGGCGAGCCATCCGTTGAGGGCGTCGAGGGAGGCGGAGTTGGCAAGCAGCAGCGGGTAGGCGTCGGCGAAGCTGACCTGGTCGCCGGTGTCGTGGTCGCGTTCGTCGACGGCGAGGTGCCGGGCCGGTCGGGCCAGCCAGACGAGCCGGACGGGCCGGTGGAGCAGTTCGCCGAGCCAGGCGTCGGCCGCCGGGCCGGCGGGTAGCGCGGGCACCGGGATCTTGCGGTGACGGAAGGTGCGGACCGGTACCGGGTCGCCGCCTGTCGGCTCTGGCACGTCGAGGTCGGGCTGCCCGTCGGCGCGCAGCGTCAGGCCGCCTGGGCGCACTGTGGCGCGCAGGCCGACCAGCCGGGTGGTCTCTCGTTGGGTGACGCCGACGCCGGCGGCGTCGACCACCATCCAGCGCCGGTCGCCGGCCAGGCCCCAGGGCTGCACGAGCGCGCCGTCGTGGTCGAGGCGGTGACAGCCCTTGACGGGGTACGTGTGGATCGAGGTCAACCGCACCCGGCTACCATGCCACGCCGATGCCGTCGCCGGGGTACCAGTGGTTGGCGGGGCTCTCCCGGTAGGCGAGGAACCGGCGGCCGGTGCGTTCGGCGTGCTCGGCGAGCACATTGGTGCTTGTGACGTTGTCGGTGAGCAGGATCGCGCCGGGTGCGAGCTTCGGTTCGATCGCGTCGAACTCGCGCTTCTCGTGGGCGCGGCTGTGGTCGCTGTCGTGCAGGAACAGGTCGACGGGGCGGTCCAGCGCGCCGATCGAGGCGATCGAGTCGCCGATGACCAGGTCGACGACGTCGGACCAGGGTTCGCTGCGGGCCAGGTAGCCAGCTTCGGGGTTGATGTCCAGCGAGGTGACGCGGCCCGGGTGGCCCTCCTGGGCGTTGCGCAGCAGGGCGGCGGCCAGCACGCAGGTGCCGAGTCCCTTGTCGACGCCCGTCTCGACGATGTGCGTGGGGCGGGTGGCTCGGACGATGGCGTACCAGCCGATCCGGCGGGCGTAGCGGACCTGCCGGTCGGCCAGGCCGCGTCGGGCGGCGCCCGCGGTGGTCCGCTCGATGTGCTGACGCAGCACCTGATCGGACTCGATCTCGCCGAGCCATTCGCGGACCTGAGTGACCGGTCGGTCACAGACCACGCTCACGAACCAGGCCAGGTGGTTGCGGCTCAGCTTGGTCAACTCGTACGTGTAGTTGTGATGTTCACGGGAGGTGACAAGCCACCGGGCCGAGACGCGCAGCACCTTGGCGTCGTGGCGGGCGACACGGGCGAGCCGCTTGGGGAACGCGGCGACCGGGGCGAGGGGCGTGCGGGCGATGGCCCGTCGGAGCTTCGTTGCGTCCACGGCTGGTTCATACCAGGTTCGCGCCACCGTGTGTCGGAAAACTATTCAGTCGTCATGCGGACCGCGCTGGCAGTGACAGGGGTACCAGGTCGTAACGCGAAATCAGTAGCATCGCGCCTATGCAGTATCGCCAGGAGTACGCGGAGCCCGAGACGGAGTTCATCGCGGCGCAGTCACCATCGGAACCCACGACGGAGGCGCCGCCGAAGCGCCGTCGCCGGTGGCGGAAGGTCGTTCTGATCACCTTCGTGGTCCTGGCGTTGCTCGCCGGCAGCGGCATGGTCGCCGGAGGGCTCTACTTCCGTTCCATCAATTCGGGGATCGAGCGCGTCGACGCGTTCGGCAACGTGCCCGAGGCCGAACGACCGCAGGTGGCCGAGAAGGCCAAGGGCGCGATGAACATCCTCATCCTCGGCAGTGACACGCGTGACCCGGAGAACACCGGCGGTTCCCGCACCGACACCATCATCCTCGCGCACCTGCCGAAAGACCGGTCCAGCGCGCAGCTCATCTCGATTCCCCGGGACACGTGGGTGCCGGTGCCGCGCTCGAAGGAGGGCCGGGGCGGTCGGGACGCGAAGATCAACGCATCGTTCGCGTGGGGTGGCATTCCGTTGATGGTGCAGACGGTGGAGAAGTTCACAGGCGTACGCATCGACCACGTGACGATGGTGGACTTCGCCGGTTTCAAGGAGATCGTCGACGCGCTCGGTGGCATCGACATCACTGTGGAGAAGGGGTTCACCTCGACGCACTCGCTGAACCCGGACAGCCGACGGACGTTCAAGGCCGGCACCCAGACGTTCGACGGCGCGGCCGCGCTCGACTACGCCCGCGAGCGGTACGCCTTCGCGGACGGCGACTTCAGCCGGATCAAGCACCAGCAGCAGGTCATCAAGGCGATCCTCGACAAGGCGGCCTCCGGTGGCACCTTGGCCAACCCCGGGAAGTTGAACTCGTTCGTCCGGGCCACCGCCAACGCCGTCGCGGTGGACGAGTCGATGTCGCTGGTGGATCTGGCGATGGAGTTGCGGCACCTGCGCAGCGGCCAGCTCGGCTTCTACACCTGCCCCACAAAGGGCACCGGCATGATGGGCACCGAGAGCGTGGTGCTCGCCGATGTCGCGAAGGCCCGCACGCTGTTCGACGCGGTACGACGCGACTCGGTCGACGAGATCACCGCAAACCAGCCCAGCTCCTGACCGACAGGGCGCAGTTGGATTCATCCAAACGGCCCTGTTGACTGATGCGATGTGGTCATATTCTGCCTTCGCCCCGGCAGACATTCGTGTCGCCGTGGCACCACGGGGAGGGACACACATTGATGTCGAGCGAATCGACATCGACAAAGCTCGCTGAGAACGCGCCTGAACGCGCGCTCTCGGCGGACCACGTCGACAAACATCAGGGCCCGACGGCCGTCGACCAGAAACCGGATCTCGATACCACAACGGTCCTGCCGTACGCCAGTTCGCGTACGTCGAAACGCACGAACCCGCTGCGCGCGTGGATGCTCGCCGTACCGGTCGATCTGGCCGCTCTCCTGGCGCCGCTGCTGGTCAACGACCAACGCTACTGGCGCGGCACCCTGGCCA from Micromonospora profundi harbors:
- the cbiQ gene encoding cobalt ECF transporter T component CbiQ, translated to MGAGHGHVLYRESDSPVHRLPPEVKIAAMVVFTIAVVATPREAFWAFGAYALLVVVVAALARVGPGWLLSRALIELPFVLFAVALPFLGAGERVEVLGLRLSEDGLYGAWNILAKGTLGVLVSLLLAATTTTRDLIVGLDRLHCPQVLTQIATFMLRYLDVLVGEARRMRVARISRGDDPRFLWQLRGFAAGIGALFLRAFERGERVYLAMLSRGYTGRMPAVWQGEGAATAGQWLVAATVPVVAASIAAAAVVLT
- a CDS encoding PDGLE domain-containing protein, yielding MKNRTWAFLAGGLLVALLLAGVVSNYASSHPDGLDSSLLKGCTVDADDNIVGGSCPAQQARDHELGDSPFADYGVRGVENSFVSTGLSGVLGVLVTFAIGAGGFWLLRRRGTAQPAGHTPAAGTTPATGAASATDDAAADDGRQRAGTAG
- a CDS encoding energy-coupling factor ABC transporter permease is translated as METLAMHISNGIIDGPVAAIFAALALGALTVCVLRGRRDLDDRLAPMAGLVAAFIFAVQMLNFPIFTAGVSGHLLGGALAAMLVGPWVGALCVAVVLVVQALIFGDGGVAMLGLNITNMALLGTAAAYLLISVLLRVLPRTRAGLAVTAFVAALVSVVVASQGFVLQYWLGGTTDLGGNLAGLAGTMAGVHLLIGIGEGLITATTVLTVAKVRPDLVYALRSLRTPVAPTVPVVGGVR
- the bcp gene encoding thioredoxin-dependent thiol peroxidase; amino-acid sequence: MTAPDRLSPGDPAPEFTLPTDTGDQLSLAELRGRNVVLYAYPAAMTPGCTKQACDFRDSLASLQAAGYEVVGISPDKPAKLAKFRERDAITFPLVSDEDKAVLTAYGAYGEKQLYGKTVTGVIRSTFVIDADGKIERALYNVKATGHVAKLRRDLGLD
- a CDS encoding HNH endonuclease signature motif containing protein, coding for MVRYKYTPEALAEAAAAARNITEVMRLLGVRVSGGSHAHISRQLKRFGIDTSHFTGNTGLRGVRRTTSSQLLVELPEGSRRTPGTRLKWALSTLGVPEECEECGTGPVWRGAPLTLHVDHINGDFLDNRPPNLRLLCPNCHSQTATYAGRGKRADDLTVPVRAAAGGEDSSPETAGSHRRPTSRAELVELFARIDAQQITALAAAQHLGCHPASLHKMRRALEQEGLLTPRLNRRWRSLAHRDTVIEHALANPDVGPKRLSEILRDLPDGQCTLSHGSISAILREAGLNTVEARRFRISTLAGVA
- a CDS encoding GNAT family N-acetyltransferase, with amino-acid sequence MSLRFVLDPDLSPRLRDEIVALWVDVTNAGGAVGFVPPVTATDVRTIADPTFAGIADGPDRLLAGYDGDRLVAVLVFCDNRFPLKAHWCVLKRVMVHPDTQGTGYGSALMREAARLGRELGHEALHVTVRDGLGLDRFYRRLGYREIGRLPGALRVAPGDDRDEILMWLDLTPTD
- a CDS encoding expansin EXLX1 family cellulose-binding protein; the protein is MTDGSAPGGVGSTDVDIELDLDRAPDNPPTSTPGPLPWLVATGVTVLAAALGLTLALRSGSTPACAAGRTLAAAPPTGTATHSGKATFYDSNGGGGNCSNPAAPANRLYVALGPSEYAAGAACGGFLDVTGPKGTVRVLIMDQCPECETGHLDLSREAFARIADPVQGLVPITYRAVVNPPLPGPLTFRIKEGASRFWFAIRIGNHGNPLRAVEVRQGTTGPWRATAREDYNYWLLASGAGPGPFSVRVSDVYGHQVTVSGIRMTPGQVQTSVVRMYEPGTARATARPPASARPATTRPAATPTPARRPAEVAQANASVAGTPSTRPTRPTARWCG
- a CDS encoding MOSC domain-containing protein; this translates as MRLTSIHTYPVKGCHRLDHDGALVQPWGLAGDRRWMVVDAAGVGVTQRETTRLVGLRATVRPGGLTLRADGQPDLDVPEPTGGDPVPVRTFRHRKIPVPALPAGPAADAWLGELLHRPVRLVWLARPARHLAVDERDHDTGDQVSFADAYPLLLANSASLDALNGWLAEAGEQAVPMARFRPNLVVDGAPAWAEDDWAGRSLRIGDLLLRAAGPCDRCVVTTTDQETGVRTKEPLRTLGRHRNIRQKLLFGLHLVPVDSGPLHVGDPIVIEP
- a CDS encoding class I SAM-dependent methyltransferase, whose protein sequence is MDATKLRRAIARTPLAPVAAFPKRLARVARHDAKVLRVSARWLVTSREHHNYTYELTKLSRNHLAWFVSVVCDRPVTQVREWLGEIESDQVLRQHIERTTAGAARRGLADRQVRYARRIGWYAIVRATRPTHIVETGVDKGLGTCVLAAALLRNAQEGHPGRVTSLDINPEAGYLARSEPWSDVVDLVIGDSIASIGALDRPVDLFLHDSDHSRAHEKREFDAIEPKLAPGAILLTDNVTSTNVLAEHAERTGRRFLAYRESPANHWYPGDGIGVAW
- a CDS encoding LCP family protein yields the protein MQYRQEYAEPETEFIAAQSPSEPTTEAPPKRRRRWRKVVLITFVVLALLAGSGMVAGGLYFRSINSGIERVDAFGNVPEAERPQVAEKAKGAMNILILGSDTRDPENTGGSRTDTIILAHLPKDRSSAQLISIPRDTWVPVPRSKEGRGGRDAKINASFAWGGIPLMVQTVEKFTGVRIDHVTMVDFAGFKEIVDALGGIDITVEKGFTSTHSLNPDSRRTFKAGTQTFDGAAALDYARERYAFADGDFSRIKHQQQVIKAILDKAASGGTLANPGKLNSFVRATANAVAVDESMSLVDLAMELRHLRSGQLGFYTCPTKGTGMMGTESVVLADVAKARTLFDAVRRDSVDEITANQPSS